A region of Palaemon carinicauda isolate YSFRI2023 unplaced genomic scaffold, ASM3689809v2 scaffold83, whole genome shotgun sequence DNA encodes the following proteins:
- the LOC137637548 gene encoding uncharacterized protein, with amino-acid sequence MDSDVKHPMLLPQHSHVTTLIVRDAHEKLGHMGRNHTIAAIRERFWIVSINSAVQRQLHKCITCRKIRKPCQEQKMSDLPQDRLEPAPPFTFTGVDFFGPFIIKEGRKELKRYGVIFTCLVSRSIQLEAANSLETDSFIHCLQRFIAL; translated from the coding sequence ATGGACTCCGATGTGAAACATCCTATGCTACTGCCACAACATTCGCACGTCACCACTCTAATCGTACGAGATGCTCATGAGAAACTTGGCCATATGGGTAGAAATCACACCATTGCAGCAATTAGAGAACGCTTTTGGATTGTTTCAATCAACTCTGCTGTCCAACGTCAACTCCACAAATGCATAACGTGCAGAAAAATTAGAAAGCCATGCCAAGAGCAAAAAATGTCCGACTTACCTCAAGATCGTCTCGAGCCAGCTCCACCATTTACATTCACAGGCGTAGACTTTTTCGGGCCGTTCATTATAAAAGAGGGCCGCAAGGAGCTCAAACGTTACGGCGTCATATTCACCTGTCTTGTCAGTCGCTCCATTCAACTGGAAGCTGCTAACAGTCTCGAAACGGATTCCTTTATTCACTGTCTGCAACGCTTCATAGCCCTGTAG